Part of the Quercus robur chromosome 5, dhQueRobu3.1, whole genome shotgun sequence genome, GGAGCGATAAAACATGGGCCTTCCATCCCTCATGGATACGGTTCCACCACTTATTGTCGTAGAGATGCAGGCAATGAAAGAACAGATGGAAGTTATGATGAACGCCCTCAAGGGACGAGTGTCCAGCAATCTTGACAACCTAGTCAACCGAACCGACTCACCATTCATTGTCTCCGTCAATCCATTCCCTCTGTCAATTCCTTCCCTCTACCACATAAGTTTTGAATGCTGCAGATAGACAGTTACGACAGAGTCAAGGACCCTCTAGATCACCTAAAGACCTTTAAGACCTTGATGCATCTTCAGGGAGTTTCGGATGAAATCATGTGTAAGGCCTTCCTTACAACGCTGAAGGGTGTTGCGAGAATTTGGTTTAGCCGATTGACGCCTAACTCCATCAGTACTTTGAAGGAGCTAAGTGCCCAGTTCACTTCGCACTTCATTGGAGAGCACAGATACAAGAAATTTACTACATGTCTGATGAACATTAAGCAGCGGGAGGACGAGACGCTGAGGTTCTACATAACCCGTTTCAATAAGGAGGCTCTCTCAATTAACAAAGCAGATGACAAGATACTTGTAGCAACGTTCACTAACGGGTTACAGAAAGGTAAGTTCCTATTTTCTCTTTACAAGAATGatccaaagaccatgtcggatGTGCTTTATAGGGCCACCAAATATATGAACGTGGAGGATGCACTGTTGGCCCGTAAGGAGATGCCCAGAAAAAGGGAAAGACAGGAGGACATACGGCAGGATAGGGGGCGAAAGATAGATAGAACCGGAGAACGACGGGATGATAGACGCTCCAAACACCCCACTGGGAAGTTCACAAGCTTCACCCTATTAACTACCCCAATAGACTAGGTCTTAATGCAGATCAAAGACGAAGAAGCTCTGATGTTTCTCGGTAAGCTGAAGGGGGATCCTAGTAAGAGGTTAAGGGATAAGTACTGCCGCTTCCACTCTGACCATGAACATGATACAGCCGACTGCTACGATTTAAAATAGCAGATAGAAGCTCTCATAAGACAAGGGAAGTTATAGACATTCGTTAGTAAGGGAAGGATAGATCCACCCCAGGAGCAAGCCCTACGATGAGAGAATGAGCTCCCTAGGCTGCCCATTAgagacataaggatgattgtAGAGGGCACAGCAACTTCAGGGTCGTCCAAAAAAGCCCGAAAGACCTACCTAAGAACGGTCCAGAACGTCCAGCTTACAGGTGTTGTACCTAAGATGGCACGGATCGACAACCCCATCATTGGATTCTCAGAACAAGATGCTCGAAGGCTGCACCACCCGCATGACGACGCACTTGTTGTCAGCCTATGGGTAGAATactacaacatgcaccgggTTCTGGTCGACAACGGTAGCTCGGCAGACATCCTGTATTACCCGGCTTTCCAATAGATGAGGATTGATAGAGAATAGTTGGTCATGATAAATACCCCTCTTATTGGTTTCGAAAGGGCAAGAGTGTTCCCCATTGGTGCCGTCACATTGTCAGTAACTGTAggtgattacccccaacaaatcactAAGGATGTAACATTCCTCGTGGTTGACTGCTCGTCTGCCTACAATGTCATTCTCGAACAACCCACCCTTAACTCATGGAAAGCTATAACTTCAACCTACCATTTAATGATCAAATCCCCTACAGATTATGGAGTAGGAGAACTATGCGGAAATCAGGTGGTAGCGCGAGAATGCTATATTGCCATGTTAGAGATGGACGATCACCAATGCATAGGAGAACAACGGGCGGTAGCGGAGCCGATTGAAGAACTAGAAGAAGTGACCCTTGATGACTCAAGGCTAGAACGGATGACTAGAATAGGCCCATTGGCTAGTTGGCCGGTACGCCCAGCGCTCACGGCATTCCTAAGAGACAATCGAGACGTGTTCGCCTGGAGTCACAAGGACATGCCGGGAATTGACCACTCAATCATAGTTCACAGGTTAAATGTATTACCCCCATTTTCCCCAATCCGGCAGAAGAAACGAGTATTCACTCAGGAGCGTGACAAAGTCATAGCTGAGGAAGTTCGAAAGTTGCTTGAGGTAGATTTCATCCGAGAAGTGTACTACCCCGATTGGTTGGCAAACGTGATCATGATTAAAAAGGCCAATgaaaaatggaggatgtgcgtagattTCACGGACCTCAATAAGGCTTGCCCTAAGGATAGCTATCCACTCCCACAGATAAATACTTTGGTAGACTCAATTGTAAGACACCAGCTtttaagcttcatggatgctttctcgggcTATAACTAGATcaaaatggaagaagaagatcaagagaagacctctTTTGTTACTAGCCAGGGACTATTctgctacaaggtgatgccattcggacTCAAAAATGCtggggcaacataccaaagattaatgaagaaaatgttCGCGCACTAGATTGGGAGGAACatacaagtttatgttgatgacatgttAGTGAAGAGCATGCACGAAGATGATCACCTAGATGACCTCCGGGAGACCTTAGACACCCTTCGATCATATAACatgaagttgaatccaaacaagTGCACGTTAGGAGTGACGGCGGGAAAATTCTTGGGCTTCATGGTATCCCAAAGAGGTATAAAGGTTAACCCGGAGAAGATACGGGCCATAATGAAGTTAGAACCACTGAGGACGGTCAAGGAGGTGCAAAGCTTGAATGGCAAACTCGTAACCCTGAACAAGTTCATCTCGAAAGCAACAGAATGTCTACCCTTCTTCTACACTCTGAGAAAATCATTCGAATGGATGGATGAGTGCCAGAAGGCCTTTGAAGATTTGAAGAAATACCTTTCATCTCCGCCATTGCTCAGCCCGTCCAAACCAGGGGAAGAACTCTACCTCTACTTAGCAATTTCACAAGCAGCGGTCAGCGCGACCTTAGTAAGAGAGGAAGATGGATCTCAAAGACATGTCTACTTTGTAAGTCGGGCGTTCCGAGGAGCAGAAGAGAGGTACTCCCAAATGGAGAAATTGGCCATCGCGCTAGTAACTGTGGCACGAAAGCTCAAGCCGTACTTCTAAGCATATACCATCATAGTCTTGACGAATCGACCCCTGAGAAAAGCCATGAGTAGCCCTGAGGCTACCAGATAGATGGCTTTATGGGCAGCAAAGTTAAGTGAATTTGATATACAGTATCGCCCGCTAACTGCAATAAAAGGGCAGGCTATGGCTGACTTTATCACCGAATTTGCCTAATCGGAAGGCAAGGGGGTAGAAATCGCCACACAGTGGAGCATCCACACGGACGGATCTTCCAATAGACGAGTAGGAGGGACCGGTATGGTAATCCAAACCCCAGAGGGGGATAAGATCAAGTGCATGATCCGGCTAGACTTCCCCACAACCAATAACGAGGCCGAATATGAAGCATTGGTGGCGAGGCTAGACCTCGCAAAGGTAGTAAGTGCTAAAAATGTGGTCGTACATTGCGACTCCCAGGTGGTAACAAGTTAGATTAATGGCGGCTACGAGTGCAAGAATGAAAGGATGAAAAGGTATCTAGAAGAGGTGAAGAATCGAATCGGCAACCTTGAAGTTAGattcgttcaaatcccaagggaggaaAATGAATGTGCCAACCATCTAGCAAAAGTTGCCTCAGCAGAATTTATGCTTGTCCCGAACAGGTATTGTCATTTGTTGAAGTCTCCTCACTTATTGATGACGGATTGAATGTGCAAGAAGTAGATTCTGAAAGCAATTGGACTACGCCATTGATATCCTACCTGAGAACTGGCATGTTACCAGATGGGAAAGATGCCATTAGGAAGTTGAAGGTCCAACCATCACGATTTGTGCTGATAAAAGATGTCTTATACAAAAGAGGATTCTCTCGATCGTACCTAAGGTGTTTAAGCCACGAGGAAGCAGATTACGTGATGAGAGAAGTCCATGAGGGTATCTGTGGAAACCACTCGGGGGCACGGTCATTAGTGCACAAGTTGATCCGAGCAGGATACTATTGGCCTACAATGCTGAAGGAAGCACAAGCTTATGTCAAGGCCTGCAACAAGTGTCAATGGTTCAGTAATTTCATCAGGCAATCGTCCGAAGAGCTGGCCCCAATGACGGccccttggccatttgctcaatggggactagatatcataGCTCCTTTCCCGACAGTAGTTAGGCAGCTAAAGTTTCTAGTAGTTGGTATcgactacttcactaagtgggtggaagcaAAAGCCCTAGCCACTATCACAGAGAAGAACATTCGAAGttttttttggaggaatatCATCTGCAGGTACGAGATACCCAGAGTGCTTGTCTCCGACAATGGAAAGCAATTCGACAATAGCGCATTTAGGGACTTCTACTTGGAGCTAGgtatcaagaatcactactcgtTGCTCGCACACCCATAGGCCAATGGGTaagttgaagtcacgaaccgatccttgctcaagatcatcaagactcggctcgagggggaaAAGGGTATCTGGCCGGATGAGCTACCAAGCATTCTGTGGGCATACCGAACTATAGCAAGAACACCCACTGGAGAAACGCCATTTTAACTAGCATACGAAAGTGACGCTATCATCCCAGCAGAAGTAGGGCTCACAAGCTATCGGGTGGAGAACTACGATGAGGATAAGAACGAAGAGGCCATACACCTTCAGCTTGACCTGGTGGACGAAGTTCGGGCGACAACAGAGTAAAGGTTGGCACGGTATCAAAATCTCATGGCGAAACACTACAAGTGTAATGTCAGGCATAGAGACTTAGGTTGGAGATCTTGTACTACAGAAGGTAATGGGCGCTACTAGAGATCCTTCACAAGGAAAGCTCAGCCCCAActaggaaggaccctacaggatcGCATCATGGCAGAGGAAGGGCACTTACCACCTCGAGACGCTGGACAGGCAAAAGCTACAACACCCATGGAACATGGAGCACCTACGGAAATACTACCAATAGAGATAATATGAAGAGCAATGACGCTCCCCAATTTCCCAGTTTATTTAGTTTTACTACAATTACTAGTTTTACTTAGAcaattttttgctacaatactttatgtatctttttaagcccaagggggcaggtacTTTTTTACAAACGCATGCTTTTTTAAGAGGAATATTCAGACACAACTATGTTTTTCTACTTGAATAACAAAGTCCAAAAAGTGGACGAGTATAAACTaaaatggacggatcatcccaagaGGATGAAAATTCTTAGTCCAAAAAGTGGACGGGTATAAACTAAAGTACACAAATcggacggatcatcctaggAGGATGAAAATTCTTACAAAGTCCAAAAAGTGGACGGGTATAAACTAAAGTCCACAAAGTAGACGGATCatccaaaaaggatcaaaatTCTTATTAAATCCATAAAGTGGATGGATCATCTAAGGAGGATGAGAAACAAAGTCCATAAAGTAGACAGATCATCCAAACAGGATGAGAAacaaagtccataaagtggacggatcattcAAACAAGATGAGAAacaaagtccataaagtggacggttCGTAAGTCCATTAAAAGGACGGTTCGTCCAAATGGATGAGAACAGAGGTTCACAAAACGGACGGTTCATAAGACCATAAAATGGACGTTCCATCCAAGTTTGATGGAAGCTTTACTAAATCCATAAAGTAGACGGTACGACCATtttagtccataaaatggacggatcgtccaagACGGATGAAATGGATAGATCATCTGGGAAGGACGGAAACtttatcaagtccataaaataGATGGTCCACCCAAGGAGGATGGAAGTTTCACTAAATCATATCCATATTACAAAGGTCACACCAGCCACACAAAAGGACCCAAATAAGACGGGCCTGTTGCATAAAAACTACGGAATAAGCcattaagcaaaataaataccATTGACGGgtaaaaaagaatagaaaagaaaaacataaaacccttgAAGGGAAATTGTTCAACATAAAAATATAGTGACAGATTGTTCTCCCaatttacaccaaaaaaaaaaaaaaaaacactactcTTGAACGTCGGCATCCTTCTCCTGCTCAAGCTGATAGGTATCATCCCCTATGGGTTGGGCTTGACCTTGGACATTTTGTGCCTGGgctgaccccccccccccccctcggGTCGCCTTGATTTACATCTTCAGCAAATAGATCCTCAGTATCCTCCGAGGCGACGGGCATGACAGATGTTTTAGCTTGGTCTTCAACTTTAATGTTGGACACATCCAGGTCAGGG contains:
- the LOC126727872 gene encoding uncharacterized protein LOC126727872, whose amino-acid sequence is MARIDNPIIGFSEQDARRLHHPHDDALVVSLWVEYYNMHRVLVDNGSSADILARVFPIGAVTLSVTVGDYPQQITKDVTFLVVDCSSAYNVILEQPTLNSWKAITSTYHLMIKSPTDYGVGELCGNQVVARECYIAMLEMDDHQCIGEQRAVAEPIEELEEVTLDDSRLERMTRIGPLASWPVRPALTAFLRDNRDVFAWSHKDMPGIDHSIIVHRLNVLPPFSPIRQKKRVFTQERDKVIAEEVRKLLEVDFIREVYYPDWLANVIMIKKANEKWRMCVDFTDLNKACPKDSYPLPQINTLVDSIVRHQLLSFMDAFSGYN